The following proteins come from a genomic window of Rutidosis leptorrhynchoides isolate AG116_Rl617_1_P2 chromosome 10, CSIRO_AGI_Rlap_v1, whole genome shotgun sequence:
- the LOC139870889 gene encoding uncharacterized protein, with product MAMSNCRASSRIMKLRNRDNRESNCNSSKCKSCRKAGKRKVRKLDVEKGGFVSSRSIDSEEIRSINSAWLLCGDFNEVRECSDGLTSQFHQSRADQFNDSISRNNLIEVPICGRKFTRISDDGLKFSKLDRFLVTDNFMSLWEDLSIIILDRNLSDHCLLVLRDRAFDYGLKPFKVFDEWFNSKDIGEHFHKQFLRHSGSRPRLLGPDQVGSQVAGQQPSQPYKFGPVRPDTNLGVHENEAAFNEGAAAGAVPSQNYSCFRLTETEARDLEVIFLEEEIWGTIKDCANNKTPRPDGFNILFYKKFWAIILEDLVEAINGFWSLMMYPIVYTHKRHNDRIKLPSEALRTIVL from the exons ATGGCTATGTCAAATTGTCGGGCGTCTTCAAGGATCATGAAACTGAGAAACCGTGATAACAGGGAGTCAAATTGTAACTCTTCCAAGTGTAAATCCTGTAGGAAAGCAGGTAAAAGAAAAGTTAGGAAATTGGATGTTGAAAAGGGTGGATTCGTATCGTCTAGGTCAATTGACAGTGAAGAAATTAGAAG TATTAATTCTGCGTggcttctatgtggggattttaatGAGGTTAGGGAATGTTCGGATGGTCTTACTTCTCAATTTCATCAAAGTAGGGCCGATCAGTTTAACGATTCCATCTCAAGAAACAACTTAATTGAAGTGCCAATTTGTGGGAGAAAATTCACTAGAATTAGCGATGATGGTTTGAAGTTTAGTAAACTCGATAGGTTCTTGGTTACGGATAATTTCATGAGCCTTTGGGAAGACCTTTCGATTATTATTTTGGACCGAAATCTTTCGGATCATTGCCTCTTGGTGCTTAGGGATAGGGCTTTTGACTATGGTCTGAAACCCTTTAAAGTATTCGATGAGTGGTTTAATAGTAAAGATATTGGTGAG cATTTCCATAAACAATTTTTGAGACACTCGGGAAGCAGGCCACGGTTATTGGGCCCTGATCAAGTTGGGTCGCAGGTAGCTGGACAACAGCCTTCACAACCTTACAAGTTTGGGCCTGTTAGGCCTGATACTAATCTTGGAGTCCATGAGAATGAGGCTGCATTCAATGAGGGAGCAGCTGCTGGGGCAGTTCCTTCACAAAATTACTCGTGTTTTCGCCTCACTGAAACAGAAGCAAGAGATCTCGAGGTTATTTTTTTGGAAGAAGAAATATGGGGCACGATAAAAGATTGTGCAAATAATAAAACTCCCAGGCCTGATGGTTTTAACATACTTTTTTATAAGAAGTTTTGGGCTATAATTCTTGAAGATCTAGTGGAGGCAATTAACGGGTTTTGGTCATTAAtgatgtatcctatcgtatacacgcataaaaggcataatgatcGCATAAAATTACCATCAGAAGCACTGAGAACAATAGTTTTATGA